A genomic window from Pecten maximus chromosome 4, xPecMax1.1, whole genome shotgun sequence includes:
- the LOC117326498 gene encoding uncharacterized protein LOC117326498 codes for MVIVTTSGYYISIIGPYLADSNNNDASILNHILKTNVEDIRSWIKEEDIFIVDRGFRDSILLLEDLGIKAEMPRFLVKGQKQMSTEDANMSRLVTKVRWVVESSNARIKGWKYLDHTLPTNQVPYIGDYI; via the exons ATGGTTATTGTCACAACAAGCGGCTATTACATCTCTATTATAGGACCATATTTGGCAGATTCAAATAACAATGATGCATCCATTCTGAATCATATTCTCAAGACTAACGTCGAAGACATCAGGTCGTGGATCAAGGAGGAGGATATTTTCATTGTGGACAGGGGATTTCGGGATTCCATTTTACTTTTGGAGGACTTGGGTATCAAAGCGGAAATGCCACGTTTTCTTGTGAAGGGGCAGAAACAGATGTCAACTGAAGACGCAAACATGAGCAGGCTAGTCACAAAG GTTAGATGGGTTGTAGAGTCATCAAATGCAAGAATCAAAGGCTGGAAATATTTGGACCACACTCTTCCTACTAATCAAGTTCCATACATCGGAGACTACATCTGA